The following is a genomic window from Deltaproteobacteria bacterium.
CGACGTAAAAGACCAACGTATGCGGTATGGCCGTCAGCTGTTCCAAATAGGTGCGGCGCCGTCCCATTTTTTCCGGCAGGAAGCCAACGAACGTAAACGCATGCGTCGGCAATCCGGCGGCGCTCAACGCCGTGATCGCCGCGCAAGGCCCAGGGATCGGAACAACGGGGATCGACGCCTCGCGCGCGGCTTGAGCGACCTGCAAGCCGGGATCCGCGATCGCGGGCGTGCCGGCGTCGGAGACCAATGCCACTGATTCCCCGCGCTGCAACAATTGCAGCAAGCCTGCGGTCGATGCGCGTTCGTTATGCCCGTGACAACTGATCACGCGCGTGTGGATCTCGAGATGCGTCAGCAGTTTGCGCGTGTGCCGTGTATCTTCCGCGGCGATCCAATCAACCTCTCGCAGCACCCGCACCGCACGCGCAGTGATGTCCTCTAAATTGCCGATCGGAGTGGCGACGATGTACAGCGTGCCGACAGACATACACTCCCTTAGGCCGGGAAGAATTTATTGACGATCGAAAAACGGCGCCCCATCCCGAAGGCCTTGGCCGTCACCTTGATGCCAAGCGGGGCCTGTTGCCGTTTATACTCATTGCGATGTACGCGCCGCACGACATCGTCCACCATCTGCCGATCCAGCCCTTGGGCGACGATCTCCTCGATCCCTTGCTGCCGCTCGATATACAATTTCAAGATCCGGTCGAGAATCGGGTACGCCGGCAACGAATCGGCATCGACTTGATTCGGTCGCAACTCCGCGGATGGCGGGCGTTGCAGCGTGTGTTCCGGGATGACGACCCGGTCACGATTGATGAAATGCGCTAGTTCATAGACTTGCGTCTTCGGAACATCCGAGAGCATCGCCATCCCACCGGTCATATCGCCGTACAAGGTACAATACCCGACCGCCAATTCCGATTTGTTCCCGGTTGACAGCAGCAACGCGCCGCGCCGGTTGGAAAGCGTCATCAGAATGGTCCCGCGAATTCGTGCTTGTAAATTCTCTTCAGCCAGATCGGGCGCTTCCAACGGCTGTCCGCTGCCGACCTGTTCGCGAAAGGCCGCGTACGCCTCGCCGATCGGGATGACTTCAAACTGGATCCCGAGTGTATGCGCTAACAACTCTGCGTCAGTGACGCTTTCCGGGCGCGTAAACGGCGATGGCATCGCGACGGCCATGACTTGCTCCGGACCCAACGCCTCTGCGGCGATACAGGCAACGACCGCGGAATCGATGCCGCCGGAGAGGCCGAGGATCGCCTTCGTGAATCCGCATTTGTGGAAGTAGTCCCGCACGCCGAGACTGAGCGCATGAAACACTTGTTCGATCGGCGGCGGATCGAGCAGTGCCGTGGCGGGACCGCGTAACTCCGTGTCACTGAGGAGGACACGCGCTTCGGCAAAGCGCGGGCCTTGCCACACGACATCGCCATCGGCGTTCAGCGCCATGCTGTGACCGTCAAAAACCAACTCGCCGTTGCCGCCGACCAGGTTCACGTAGAGAATCGGATAGCCATAGGCCTTTGCGGCGCGACGCAGCAGCTCGCGGCGCAGATCGACTTTCCCCACCGAGAATGGCGAGGCGGAAATATTGATCACGAGTTCTGCGCCGCCTTCGTAGAGTTGGCGCATCGGATCGACCGCATAGAGTCGGCGCCCATTGCTCGGTTCATACAGCGCCCAGCAATCCTCACAAATGGAGAGGCCGATCCGCTTACCGCGATACGCCACGACTTGGTGTGTCTGCGCCGGGGCAAAATGGCGTCCTTCATCGAAGACATCATAGGTGGGCAACAACGTCTTGGCTTGACTCAGCACGAACTGACCGTTGTCCAGCAACGCC
Proteins encoded in this region:
- a CDS encoding NAD+ synthase; protein product: MRYAIAQLNLTIGDFAGNTQRICEHIAWGRAQGADLIIFPELATTGYPPRDLLELPDFIAANLAALDQIRAAAQGIGVVVGYVARNPAAGGRALHNSAALLDNGQFVLSQAKTLLPTYDVFDEGRHFAPAQTHQVVAYRGKRIGLSICEDCWALYEPSNGRRLYAVDPMRQLYEGGAELVINISASPFSVGKVDLRRELLRRAAKAYGYPILYVNLVGGNGELVFDGHSMALNADGDVVWQGPRFAEARVLLSDTELRGPATALLDPPPIEQVFHALSLGVRDYFHKCGFTKAILGLSGGIDSAVVACIAAEALGPEQVMAVAMPSPFTRPESVTDAELLAHTLGIQFEVIPIGEAYAAFREQVGSGQPLEAPDLAEENLQARIRGTILMTLSNRRGALLLSTGNKSELAVGYCTLYGDMTGGMAMLSDVPKTQVYELAHFINRDRVVIPEHTLQRPPSAELRPNQVDADSLPAYPILDRILKLYIERQQGIEEIVAQGLDRQMVDDVVRRVHRNEYKRQQAPLGIKVTAKAFGMGRRFSIVNKFFPA
- the rsmI gene encoding 16S rRNA (cytidine(1402)-2'-O)-methyltransferase; the protein is MSVGTLYIVATPIGNLEDITARAVRVLREVDWIAAEDTRHTRKLLTHLEIHTRVISCHGHNERASTAGLLQLLQRGESVALVSDAGTPAIADPGLQVAQAAREASIPVVPIPGPCAAITALSAAGLPTHAFTFVGFLPEKMGRRRTYLEQLTAIPHTLVFYVAKWDVARYLQEMLACFGDRPAALARELTKQYETIRCATLAELLSAAQAAPPRGEIVVLVAGAPEHKR